One window of the Epinephelus moara isolate mb chromosome 24, YSFRI_EMoa_1.0, whole genome shotgun sequence genome contains the following:
- the zhx3a gene encoding zinc fingers and homeoboxes protein 3 encodes MASKRKSTVPCMIPSKSKHVREEIILGSLPELLPTIPEDSILSISGEESGHFSHSSSKSESGSEMQKGGTYSCPKCRFESRDLNYFLDHMHNCHLDFRAQPTFYCLNCGVSVVRFEALALHNANAHPKIMEGLVTASLTVNNRDGVTTVEQSLFTDSGEDFRESGISLTKTPIAKMMKAKGEHKKIVVSHTVEVRKIDTGKDVDPSMLKNVPELQNGALSVSGAPAMPRTTVAHVIKTTVSNQVFHQHTPSLYSPPSSGSNKDLPKVMIPLSSIPTYDAAMDTSSFLKTSFGKFPYPTKAELCYLTVVSEFPEEQIKLWFTAQRLKQGISWSPEEIEEARRKMFNTVFQGGAPKKQPATQQHVNHIVTHHTVTAHPDSKGPNFQMAKVPYGGMKPRPVGVMATQASMSTNPHVTRVSYSTPIVPPKFPSVVRTTQVLTKNTQPTVEPDKSNGLGLDMAGSSGCVSSTSSSRSSSSSSSCSSSSSISSYSSSSNGGETVTRKPVHNSSPTNSINSIATCSTNISNNDEHCVADTNGKPNVKSSSLPIGLEGSNSTKGQVIIDNTSKSNVTCNNHNSGIISPQEEAHAAKPDDEHNNCIYKTNNSSISNDYPSTTCNDSVPNLNHASKSPTESTSTTVITKSSSSILDEGKCNKDFPIKGMSILQQLIKEEDPFTGDRSCPELKIDPIKINFKRLKMNEPDTTSEIVNQEHRSDLAEVCASQQSFPPPWANKTPQQLHILRQVFSSTRWPSSQQYEDLSVQTGLPKSEVVRWFSDSRYSHKNGQLKWLETYQRPTAPEEGRGLGDAEVESPKDSPAAKRKLVEQDMNKHLEGEAELNSGQRVVWQDSYSPLLGLMGSEGSGERGRANESAQPGVLQDPWSERAEDHQQPVANQSLIEQQTDANQARDRLRMELLEV; translated from the exons ATGGCCAGCAAGAGGAAATCCACTGTACCCTGCATGATACCATCCAAATCCAAACATGTGCGTGAGGAAATCATACTGGGCTCGCTACCAGAACTCCTACCAACAATCCCAGAAGACAGCATACTCAGCATCTCTGGAGAAGAGTCTGGCCACTTTTCTCACAGCTCCTCCAAATCCGAAAGTGGCAGCGAGATGCAGAAAGGAGGTACATATAGCTGTCCAAAGTGCCGTTTCGAGTCCAGAGATCTAAACTACTTTTTGGATCACATGCACAACTGCCACTTAGACTTCAGGGCCCAGCCCACCTTCTACTGCCTGAACTGTGGGGTGTCAGTCGTCCGCTTTGAGGCTCTGGCTCTGCATAATGCTAACGCCCACCCTAAGATAATGGAGGGCTTGGTCACTGCCTCCCTGACTGTCAACAACAGGGATGGAGTAACAACAGTTGAGCAAAGCCTCTTCACAGACAGCGGAGAAGACTTCAGAGAATCTGGGATCTCCCTCACCAAAACACCGATTGCAAAGATGATGAAAGCCAAGGGTGAGCACAAAAAGATTGTGGTTTCTCACACCGTTGAGGTACGGAAGATAGACACTGGAAAGGATGTAGACCCCAGCATGCTGAAAAATGTGCCTGAACTCCAAAACGGGGCTCTCAGTGTTTCTGGTGCCCCAGCTATGCCGAGGACCACTGTCGCTCATGTGATTAAGACGACAGTGTCCAACCAAGTCTTTCACCAGCACACTCCCTCCCTTTACTCCCCCCCGTCCTCTGGTTCCAATAAAGACCTTCCAAAGGTGATGATCCCTCTCAGCAGCATCCCCACCTACGATGCCGCCATGGACACCAGCAGCTTTCTCAAGACATCCTTTGGCAAGTTCCCCTACCCGACCAAAGCCGAACTCTGCTACCTAACGGTGGTCTCGGAGTTCCCCGAAGAGCAGATCAAACTGTGGTTTACTGCCCAAAGGCTCAAGCAGGGCATAAGCTGGTCTCCTGAAGAGATTGAAGAGGCCAGGAGGAAGATGTTCAACACAGTGTTCCAGGGTGGAGCACCTAAAAAGCAACCCGCTACACAGCAGCACGTCAATCACATTGTAACCCACCACACTGTCACTGCCCATCCAGACTCAAAAGGACCAAACTTTCAGATGGCCAAAGTTCCCTACGGCGGTATGAAACCCAGGCCTGTCGGGGTCATGGCCACACAGGCGAGCATGTCAACCAACCCCCATGTCACTAGGGTCTCGTATTCTACTCCAATCGTTCCCCCAAAGTTTCCATCTGTAGTCAGAACAACACAGGTACTGACCAAGAATACTCAACCCACTGTGGAGCCAGACAAGAGCAATGGCCTCGGCCTAGACATGGCTGGGAGCAGTGGTTGTGTCAGTAGCACCAGCAGCAGTCgaagcagcagtagcagcagtagttgcagtagtagcagcagcatcagcagctaTTCCAGCAGTAGTAATGGTGGTGAGACTGTCACCCGGAAACCGGTGCATAACAGCAGCCCAACCAACAGCATCAACAGCATTGCCACTTGCTCTACCAACATTAGCAATAATGATGAGCACTGTGTTGCTGACACCAACGGGAAACCAAACGTCAAAAGCAGCAGTTTACCGATTGGATTGGAAGGTTCAAATAGTACCAAGGGTCAAGTGATCATCGACAACACCAGCAAATCCAATGTCACCTGTAACAATCATAACAGCGGcatcatcagtccacaggaggAGGCTCACGCCGCAAAGCCTGACGACGAACACAACAACTGCATCTACAAGACCAACAACAGCAGTATTAGCAATGATTACCCCAGTACTACCTGTAATGACAGTGTCCCTAACCTGAACCATGCCAGCAAATCCCCAACCGAAAGCACCAGCACTACTGTCATTACAAAAAGCAGCTCATCTATTTTAGATGAGGGTAAATGCAACAAGGACTTTCCCATCAAAGGCATGTCAATCTTACAGCAGCTCATAAAGGAGGAGGACCCGTTTACCGGGGACAGAAGCTGCCCCGAGCTGAAAATCGACCCCATCAAGATCAACTTCAAGAGGCTGAAGATGAATGAACCGGATACCACATCTGAGATTGTAAATCAAGAACATAGGTCTGACCTAGCTGAGGTGTGTGCTTCTCAGCAGTCTTTCCCACCCCCTTGGGCCAATAAGACCCCCCAGCAGCTGCACATCCTGCGACAGGTCTTTTCCAGCACCCGCTGGCCCAGCAGTCAGCAGTATGAAGACTTAAGCGTCCAGACTGGCCTTCCCAAGTCAGAGGTGGTGCGCTGGTTCAGCGACAGCCGGTACAGCCACAAGAACGGGCAGCTGAAGTGGCTGGAGACCTATCAACGACCGACTGCTccagaggaagggagggggctTGGAGACGCTGAAGTTGAGTCACCCAAAGACTCTCCAGCGGCCAAAAGGAAACTTGTTGAGCAAGACATGAACAAGCACCTTGAAGGAGAAGCAGAACTGAACTCAGGGCAGCGGGTTGTGTGGCAGGATTCATACTCACCGCTGCTGGGTCTGATGGGGTCCGAGGGGAGCGGGGAGCGAGGCCGAGCTAATGAGTCAGCGCAGCCAGGAGTCCTGCAAGATCCCTGGTCAGAGAGAGCGGAGGACCACCAGCAGCCAGTGGCCAATCAGTCACTCATCGAACAACAGACTGATGCCAATCAGGCCAG GGATCGCCTGAGGATGGAGCTGCTGGAGGTGTGA